The Ochotona princeps isolate mOchPri1 chromosome 17, mOchPri1.hap1, whole genome shotgun sequence genome segment TTGTCCTGAAGAAATGCTGGACAAGCATGCGAAGCTTGGGGGCAGAGCTGCCGGCCCCCCTTCGTGGCAGGTACAGGGCAAGAACCTGCCTGGAAGCCGGGTTGGGGtgggaagagtgaaccagaggtcaCAAAGAACCTGCTGTCCACCTGCGGGCAAAACCGTAACTCTCCCATCTgaggccttcccaggcatgtgagcGCTCGCAGCCATAGGTGCCATCTGAACCAGTTCCCAGAGGGGTGGACAgccagctgatgggcaggcaggtGCCTGACATGGCTGAGTGGGGACACACAGCCGATTCTGTAGATGTTGTATTTCCTGCTGGAGCATGTAGCACTTTGTCATTAGTGAAAGTAGCTgtgagcccagtgcagtggcctagtggagaaagtccttgccttgaatgcactgggatcctatatgggtaccagttctaatcctggcagccccgcttcccatccagctccctgtttgtgacctgggaaagcagtcgaggatggcccaaagccttgggaccctgcacctgaaagagctcctggctcctggcttcagatcggcgcagctccagctgttatggtcatgggagtgaatcattggagggaagatcttcctctctgtttcttctcctctctctatatatctgattttgcaatttaaaaaattattttaaaaattgaagaaagaaAGTAGCTGTGATTTTGTACAAAAACGAGTGTTGACcccatgggtgacaagggccAGGGTCGCTGCCTGCGGTGTGGGTCGCGTCCACTAACTGTGACCACCCCTGGTGAATACCTGTGCCACACAGCAGGTCAGAGCAGCTCCATGAGGCGCCTCTTCCTGAGCCAAGCCACATAGAGCATGAGGTCCTCGATGAGCTCTGTGAATTTGAAAGGCTTTGTGAGACCCCTGGAACATTTTAAATCATTCTTGATCTTCTTATTGTCCTCATTTGCCTCCACTCAGAGTCCCAAGTCCGGAGATCTGAACGGGGAACGAGGGAGGGTCAGCTGTCCCCTGCAGGGTTCCACATGGCTTGGCTCCTGCGGTGGAGACCCCGACCTCAGACCCCCTACTCTTGCTCATGTGCAGGCCATGTGCTCCATGCATATCCCGTTTACCGCCCCCAAAGTTCCAGGATATCAAGTGGTTGGCACCATGTTCCCAGTGGCCCAAGGGCAACAGGAGGCCTTTGTGAATGACCTGGGCATTGGGAACATTGGTGCTGCCTTGCACTGGTTTCCCAAGTCTCAAGCACTGACCCCAGTGAGCTTTATGTAATGGAGAAAGCCATGGATGCTGCCACTGACCCTCgaagcaggggcagggctggggcagggggctcCCTCAGGGAGCAAAGTgggcccccaccccctccagggCAGCTGTGGCCCCCCGCACATGtcaccttctctcttttctctgacaGTTCCCCTATGCTGCGCCCCCTCCCCAAGAACCCGTGAAAACACTGAGAAGCCTCATCAACATCCGCAAGGACACGCTGAGGCTCGTCAGGTGAGGCCGGAGCCGAGGCCTCCTCCGCCCCGTGGGAGCAGCAGCCCCCTGTCTGCGCAGAGGAGTCCCACCCAGGGCCCGTTGTTCCCAGCAGGCGGCTGTGGCCAGGATGCCTGGGACCGGGGCCTCCTCCGTCCCATGGGAGCAGCAGCCCCCAGCCTGCGCAGGGGAGTCCCACCCAGGGCCCGTTGTTCTCAGCAGGTGGCCAAGACCAGGGCCAGGGCCTCACGCCCCATGGGAGCAGCAGCTCCAGATCTGCTCAGGGGAGGCTCGGAGCTTGTTGAGGGAAAGCCCGTGTGAATGTGAGCTGTGTGTGCTTGGGACAGGAGCACTTGCTCTGTGCCTGCTTCCTTCACCCCTCACCACACTCGCCTCTGAAGATGGACAGAGAGCACCTGGGCCAGCAGCTCAGACCTCGTCCTCGAGGTTGGCTGCCTTTGTGGTGGGGATGACCGAGCCCTGGAGACCACTATCATTCTGAGGGGGGGTCAGAAGACCCTAAATTCTCTGCGTGGACGAGGAGGGTGGCTGCGGGGCTCTTCTGTGTGTCAGCAAGTTTCCTTCTGCAAGTTGACTTTACTGGGGTCAGCACTGTAACTCCCCCCACCCACCTGTCGAAGGTGCACAGGTCAGTGGTGTCAGACACATGGACAGAGTTGTCCAGTTTTGGAAAGTTCTCGCCCTCCAGAGCCGCAGGCCATCGGCAGCCTTCCTCCCCCGCTTGAAGGAATCATGGCTCTGTTACCTCTTtcaatttttgacattttatttgtCCTGGAAATCCTCCTGTTTCCCAGCTGTGTTTCTCCCCGCCCTGGTGAGAGGATGAGGCAGCCAAGGAGGGTGCTGCAGGAGAACCACTCCTGGGGCCTCTCGTGGCAGGGCAGCCAGAGCCCACACCTCCACCCTGCGGACTGTCTCGTGGTGAGGTCCCGCCTCCAACCTGCATGCCACTCTGGAGAAACAAAGTCCCCCAGACCCTGCCATGCGTACCGAGTTCTAGAACTCCAGCTTCTTAGACAAGAGCTCCCAGCCAGAGACCCATGATACAGAAGACTGTGCCAGAACAAGTCAGCAAGAGAGACAGCGAGTCACTGGAAACGGGACCATAGGAAGAAAACTGGCCAATACCCCAGGGCACGTTCATGTCACAGACACAGTGCCACACAGTGATTCAGAGACAACCGGCTGCTGGGAAAGTGGGAGGAGGAGTTGGAATATCGGGAGTGGAACAGAAAGGCAGGGCAAGGGACACCTTGGTCACAGCACACCATGTCCCAGGTGCAGCCTGCAGTGTCCCAGAAGGAAGGAGGGCTCAGCCAGAGGGGAGTCTGTAAGTGGGGAGCTCCAGTGTCTCCAATCTGAGACCTTGAGTCTGAGGTCAGCCATTCTGTCAGGTGTGAGTCACAGCCTGCCCCAGGGAgcccctgcagggctggggggcagctctccctccccatcagTGATCCCCACCAGGGATCCTCAGGAAAACATTGTGAGTGCACCTTCTGAGTCCTGCCATCCCGAGTCAGCCAACACCAGCCTTCGTGGGACTCTGTGAGGGCAGTGCGTAGAAGGCTAAACAAGTAAGAGAAGCCCAAGAAAAATGCCTGCAGGGAAAGAAAAATTGCAGGTCTCCTTGTACCCCCCGACCCCCACCCCAACTACCTGGTGAATGCTGTGTGTGAATTATCCAGATGCCAGAGTACAGGGCTAAGGATGTTGTGGTGCAGCTcactgggggaggggacaggtggCACAGGAAGAAGCTGTCCTCCCAcagtggggaggcagcagtgcctCGGAGGGGTTATTTAGAAGTGAGTGCCCGTGTGCCCAGGGGAGAAGCCAGGCCTGCTGTGCCCTCTGACATATGGAAGGATGTGCAGTTCACAGCTTTGATTCAAATAAAAGCTCAGCCTGGCAAATATCCCACCTGAGTACCATGGAGACAGAGTGCTCTGTGGTGACTGCAGGCGGTCATGGTCCTGGGCACGGAGGAACCAGCAGGGAGTTGTGATGTGATTAGGAGGGAAAGCGCAAGCTCGGGCGCCAGCGCTCCGCCCACGGTACTGAGTGTCACCTCTGGCCATCTAGGTGTGCAGAGGAGGTAAAGAGCCCCGGGGACGAGGCCAGCAAGGCCAAGGTCCACTACAACGTCGAGTTCACCTTCGACACAGACGCCCGGGTGGCCATCACCATCTATTACCAGGCCACCGAGGAGTTCCAGAGCGGCATTGCCAGGTGAGAGCGAGAGACCAGGTGAGCTGCTCCCCCGGGGGAAGGCAGGTCCAGGGCCAAGGCAGGTGCCCTCTCCTGGTGCCACCTGAGCCCATGCCAGCCACGCCtcctggtgcagagtcccacagcAGTACTgtttttgggctgtcctgctgCTCTTGTGGGCATGTGGATGAGTTTCCCAGCATTCCCTGGCTGGAGCAAGGGCAGTAGAACAGGCAGGTGGCCTCCCTGTGCAGTGCTGGAGCCTGCTGGTAGCAGAGCAGGCACGAGGCGAGTGGACGGAGGCCCCTGTCCCTCTGGGCCTGTGCCATCCTCCACCTCTCCGTCCCCTGCCCCACCACCCCGTCCTCCTCCCTACGTGTCTCAACAGCTACATCCCCAAAGACAGCAGCCTGCAGTCAGAGACGGTGCACTACAAGCGGGGTGTGTGCCAGCAGTTCTGCCTGCCCTCCCATACCGTGGACCCCTCCGAGTGGGCTGAGGAGGAGGTGAGCCGTCCCCGTGGAGACCCCTCATGTAGACCCAGAAGGGCTGGGAAGCCCAAGGGATGCAGCTGGTGGCGGGAACTGTCCGGGCCATGCTTACCAACCCACCCCGCAACCTCCTGCCTCTGAAAGTTGTACTTATTTCCCATCACAGATAGGCCTAGCCTAGTTCACACATTTACCTTGGATACTTCAAGACAAATTTAAAGCAAAGAACTCACAGGTTAAAGGGCCTTATGTCTGCAAGGTTCAGCTCTGGGTCTCTGCCAGGTGGCTGAATGAGGCGCAAGGTGGAGGCTCACACTTGCCCCCTACCTCACCTCACTCCCTGCTGCGCCCCTCGTGGTGCTGTCTCCAGGTGCTAAGCCCTGCTCCTTCCCTGCAGCTCGGCTTCGACCTGGACCGTGAGGTTTACCCGTTAGTGGTGCACGCCGTGGTGGATGAAGGAGATGGTAGGCTCCCTTTGCTTGGCATCTGTGCTTCAGCGCCTCCCAAGCATGACTCCCCTCCACGAACTCCCCTTGTGGCCTCCTGTGCTGAGGGCCAGGCTATAAGGCAACGACCACTGTCCTGCACTGGCCAGAGAGCAGGGTACTGGGAGGGCAACGGGCTGCTGTGCCAAGGGTCGGGCTACAAGGCAACGACCACTGTCCTGCACTGGCCAGAGAGCAGGGTACTGGGAGGGCAACGGGCTGCTGTGCCAAGGGTCGGGCTACAAGGCAACGACCACTGTCCTGCACTGGCCAGAGAGCAGGGTACTGGGAGGGCAACGGGCTGCTGTGCCAAGGGTCGGGCTACAAGGCAACGACCACTGTCCTGCACTGGCCAGAGAGCAGGGTACTGGGAGGGCAGTGGGCTCTGACGGTGAAGTGCTCAGGCCTGCTTTACCAGGTGCTTTGTTTCTTTCAGAGTACTTTGGCCATTGCCATGTATTGCTGGGCACTTTTGAAAAGGTAAGCAATGCCACTGGACCCTGCTCTGGCCCTTTTCTCACGCACGGCTCTGATCACCTTTGTCTGCTGGCTCCCTGGGCTcagcagggcagagctggcacGCCAGGCCTCATCATGCAGAGCAATACTTGGTTCCCCTTGGGTCTACACGACCTTCAGCTCCTGAGGCCTCCGCCTGCCTCCTTGAGATGTGGGCAGAGCAGGGTGCGTGTTGTGCACTGTGGTTAGCACTGCCTAGAGATGCATGCCTCGGGTCAGAGGGCCTGGCcctcatcccagctgctctgcttcccatgtggcttcctgctgatgtgcattctGGGCCCAGAAGATGGTGGCCAAGTGACTAGGCCCTTGTCAACCACACGGGGGACCCAGATTTGAGATCCAAGTGCctaacttcagactggctcagccctggccattgtatgtgtttggggaatgagctagcaagtggaatgaaagatctctctctgtcctctctttgcttctctgtcaaacacaaaatgaaaataaatacagagaagatctgtctctctcctttttgcctttcaaataactaataaaaacaaCAGTAGGGCATTGCCTAATGTAGCAAGGATTTCTCAAGAGCAAAGCAGGTGTCGGCCCGGACTGGTGTAAGGCATTCAGCGCCGATCCCAGCACGTGAGCGTCCAAGGGCACAGTGGCACCCCTGCATCTGTAATCGTTGCTGCTTTCATTTCAGCACACAGATGGAACATTCTGTGTGAAGCCCCTCAAACAGAAACAAGTGGTAAGTACCAGGGGCACTCCGGGCCACCCCACATTCTCTTCTCTGGCAAGCAAGccgtggttgtgtgtgtgtgtgtgtgtgtgtgtgtgtgtgtgtgagacacaggCTGGGTGGCTGGGTTTGTGATGTTGGTGATGCTCCTGAGTTGCCAAGGCCGGAGTAGCCGTCACCTGCACGAATCACACAAAGGGCTGAGACGTGGGACCAGACCCATTGCCTGAGCTGAGGTGCAGGGAGGAGCCTCCTCAGTGAAAATGTCAGGGCGAGAACACTTCAAGTCCGATGAAGGGTTAACTGAGGGTCATGGCTTGGCATGTCCCCCACCGCATTCCCTTTACTAAAATGCAAAGTGTGCTGgcttctgcccccttccagaacTGTCAGCAAGGTCCTCTGCCAGGCGTCACTTTCCCTCCTACCCTAGCAGACATAGTGGGGACGTCACCCGGTGGGGGGAGAGGTGCCCGCGGCCTTACACGGAGGGTGTAGGaccaggggcaggaggcagaaaaACCTGGAATTCTGCTTTATTCACCAAACAAAACATTTGCCCCTTTCTCATTGAGGGCAGGATAGCCTTAGTATAAATTAATCTGTAACATTCATCCCTGTACACTTGCTGTGTTAAAGTGAGTTCTTGGAGAAGCAGAGGATGCGGCCAATGGATCCTGACCCCAAGGTGTTCcctgagcagccaggccttggcaATCCTGACCCTAAGGCgctccctgggcagccaggcctTTGGCAAGCTGCCTCCTGGGGAAGAAGGCCAGGCAGGGTGAAAGCTGGAGTCCTGTTGGTCAGCTCTCTGGTACTATAGCCAAGTACCCAAGGCAGCCTAACTTACAGAAACAACGGCTTGTTGggactcacagttctggaaggagCCCACCCATCTGGGCTGCGTGAGATATACCCAGTGGGTATATCTCAGCCTGCCTCTGCCTTCATTCTGATAGGTCCACCAGGTTCAGTGTCAGGGGGCCAACCTAGCTAGCCAGTCGAGTCACCTCAATTCCCAACGGCCCTCCCCCAATATGTCAACATTGGATTAACTTTCCCACCTCAGCACCATCCACAGAAGGCTTGGGGACCGAACTCTTGCATCAGTGAGAACGTCAGGTCTTCGCAGGTGCTCCTGAGGCCAACCTGAgcccagcagccagccagcctgtgggactgcaggagcccagggaagcaggcatggcccaggcaggctggggctgggcgttTCAGCCAGGACCCTGTGAGGGCTCACAGTGTCTTTCCTGATTGTTGCTGGCAGGGGCCGGCACAGCTGCTGCATCCATGAAGCACACTGTTCCCTTGGGGCTGACCTGTGGGTGAACTGAACACCTCCAGGAGGAAGCCTCTGTAAACACAGGCATCCTTGGCCCATCTGGCCCTTGATTTTGCCTGTGGTGAATCAGCCCTGGGCAGGGGCAGCTCTCTGCCTGTACTTGACCCTGCCCCTTGTCTGCCCCTAGGTAGACGGGGTCAGCTACCTCCTCCAGGAGATCTATGGGATCGAGAACAAGTACAACACTCAGGATTCCAAGGTACGCGTTCCCCGCAGGCGCTTCCCAGGTGGCAGAGGGAGAGCGTCTCCCAGGAAGCCGGGATCCATGAATCTGAGGCCAAGTTCTGGAATCCCTGGAGAGTGTTTTCTGTGCCTCATTCCCAATGGTTACATCACCCTGGAGGTGGCAGAAGAGGCTGTAGGTGGGTTTGTCCTGGGGCCCTCAGCTCTGCGCCCTTCGGGGGTGGAGGAGATGTTACCTTTTCACCTCCATCTTTTCGCCTCCACCTCTGTTCTCCCAGGTGCCTCAGCTAGAGGTCAGAGACCCAACTGTGAGCCAGGGCTGTCGCCCTTCAGGTGACCAGCTCCCAGGGTCGCTGTGGGTGGCCTGAGGGCAAGGATGCTCTGGGAGCCTGGGCACTTACACAGCTCTACAGGCAGGCCACCCTGGGCACCCAGTACCGGAAGCTGAAGGTTTTGTATCTCCCCGCCAGGTGGCCGAGGACGAAGTGAGCGACAACAGTGCCGAGTGCGTGGTGTGCCTGTCGGACGTCCGGGACACCTTGATCCTGCCGTGCCGCCACCTCTGCCTGTGCAACACCTGTGCAGACACGCTGCGCTACCAGGCCAACAACTGCCCCATCTGCCGCCTGCGTATGCGAGCCCATGCAGGGCTGGGGGGCAGAGGGGGTCGCGTTCTGCAAGACAGCAGACCCTGAGGACACCGGGTTTGCTGTGAGTGTTTGTGTTGCAACAGGGTGCCCTCAcagcccctcctcttcctcacagcctTCCGGGCACTGCTTCAGATCCGAGCCATGAGGAAAAAACTGGGCCCCCTGTCCCCAGCCAGCTTCAACCCCATCATCTCAGCCCAGACATCCGACTCGGAGGAGCATTCGGTAAGCAGGACACGGgagctgccctccctccccagcagGTGCACTGTCGTATCCCTCAAggctgttttcttctttcctttctcttgacATGATGGACGGTGGGTGGTGGGCCAGCATGTGCCAGGGCCGCCAGCTGTCACCTGATGTCCTGCTCGCTGAGACCTCCCAGTTCCTCTCTGGGAGTTGGGGAGCAGCTCATCTTTCCCAGGGCTTCGCCTCAGTAACTTGCTTGGACAGAGACTAGGAGAGTGTTGTTTGGGATCAGAATACAATTTCCCATTTGAGTGGGAGGCCACTTTTCCTCTGTCCCACTTCAGGACCTCTGTGGCCAGGAGCTGAGCCTGCAAAGCAGTTGACCTCATTGCATATGGTATGTGATAGGATTAGggtgagatctgggactgggcaGATGAACCTGCCTGTGATAGAGAGTCACTCCTCGaccaggggcagtgcagggcaaGTCAGCATTGAGGGAGGAAGACTCCGGTTTGCATTTCACTCCATAGCAGCTAACAGTCCATCCCAGGGAGCATAACTTTGTTACAAGCAGAGCAGACCAAACCAAACAGCAGAAACCTACAGCACATTTCTAGAGGTTGTTGAGTTGACTTTGGACTACTGAGGACCCTCTAAGCTTCAAGCtgtggaaaaatacaaaaaagaaaagaattctaTAGATATGAACACATAAAGTTTAGCACATCCTAGATGCGAAAAGAAGCCAGAATTCATCAGCAAACTAGAAGTTtattcaaagaagaaaatgcacAATGTTTGCATGGCAGAGCACAGGCTCTGGCTTTTGCCTCAGCTCACAAGATAAAGCAATAAAGACACGAAGGCAGAAACAAAAAGGTCTCACAGAGGAAACACAGCCACATTAAAATCAGGCTTATGCAAATGCGAGTTAGATGCTGTCCTCTGCCCTTCAGACCCCGTCACCACAGGTGTTCGTTCCGTGGTACCTGTAGGAAGTGACTAGAAGGGGCAGCATCAACAGGGTCTCAGAGTCCACATGGGCATAGACTTAGGGACAGAGCCATTTGTCGAAGGCCAAGTGCTGCAGTGCAGCAGGCTGAACTGCTGCTCAGGGTGCCGGCACCTACCCCAGAGTCCACTTCCTGCTGCCgagcaccccaggaggcagcaggtgatggctcacgttCTCAAGTCCCCGGATCCATCCACGTGGGACACAAGTGATTCCAGGCCCCTGCCTgcggcttggcccagctctggctactgccgGCATCTGGGGATATCACCTGCactctctctgttctctgcctttcaaatgactaTAAGTACATAATTGCACTTTAAGAAAGCCGTTCAACAAGACGTGTTTCCAGGAGACTGTGTCAGACACAGCTCAACGGCCAGCACCCATGGTGTACCAGGGGCCTGGAGTGTCCCTGAAAAGCAGGTAACAGGAAGAAGTTCAGAAATGTTTATATTCAGTGAAGTACGCCAATAGAAAAGTGTCACTTCTAGGGGTCAGCGTTGTGACAGCCGTCACATGAACGGCAGCATCCCGTATCggctcaccagttggagttctGACAGTTTTGCttctgtccaactccctgctgatgtgcctgggaggacaacagaagatggcccaagtacttgggcccctgccacccacgtgggcagcccagatggaaaaagaaagatttatgtattcatgTGTTTGAccctaacagccagggctagagcagactgaagtcaggtgcttccttccaggtctcccatgtggatgcagggcccaggcactgggctgcttttcccaggccgttagcaagcAGCCAGATCAGAACTGGGAGGTTGGTACTGCAGGTTGTCGGCCTTACCTGCTAAACCGCAGTGCCAGTGGCCTGCTgcggtcgttgcagccatttggggaatggaccagcagatggcagacctctttgtgcctccctctgtgtcactctgccttccaaacaaacgtttttatttttaataattgtgTCATACCATGTGAACAGTACAGAGAAGTATTGGTAGAGGATACCCTGGAAGGCCAGCACAAGTGCCTTCGAGCGATGGGAGCTGGGTTTGCTTCCCCTTACAGCTGCTTCAAGGGTTTTCCAAATTTCCCACTATGAATATCTTTATTATGATCAAAAGAACGCAACCGTGGTGCAGACCAAGTTCGCCTTTAGGCTGTGTCCAGGCTCCCTGGCACTTTTCCTTCCTGGGCCTCTGGTTATAGAAACTTTTCCCACCAGATCCCTTCCCAGATATAAAAGCAAGTGTCTAGTAACTGCAGAGCCAGAGGTGCCCACCTCACTCTGCACTGTCTTCTGGCTCCCCCAGTCCTCCGAGCACATCCCACCAGGCTACGAAGTGGTGTCCCTTCTGGAGGCGCTCAACGGGCCCCTCACCCCGTCACCAGCCGTGCCCCCGCTGCACGTGCTCGGAGATGGCCACCTCTCAGGCATGCTGCCCTCCTACGGCAGCGATGGCCACCTGCCCCCCGTCAGGACGCTGGCCCCCCTCAACCGCCTGTCTGACAGCAGCAGTCAAGCCCTCAAGCTCAAGAGGAGTCTCTCCAAGTGAGTCACTGGCGCCTCGCGGAGCTGCCTTGGGGCCCTCGGGGCTCCTCAGGGTCTCACACATCCTGGGGTCCTGGGGCCCCCCCACCATCATGGGGAGGCCCTCAGCACTGTTGCAGAGCTGCCTCAGCTCACAGAGGTCTAAGGGGAACCCAgtgtggggtggcagggaccaggagAGCAGGTGGACAGTAGATGCGGGTACCTAGGAGATCCAGCCCAGAGGGGCACAGTGGCCGGGACAGGACCACACAGCCCCCCAGGTGCTCTGGGAGCTCCCTGCTCTCTAACAAGGCCCAGATCATGACGAGCTGTCAGCGGCCAACTGAAGGAAGGTGTTTTACTGATAGCAGCACTGGGTCATGAAAGTGTCCAGGAGTGTCCCCAAGCTCAGGCCTGAATCACAGCAGGGCCTGGGCAAGGCCTAGCCTTGCTGACCCCAGGAGGGGCCCTGTCCCCTCGTGACGTGGTCTCAGGGTTCAGGTTTCTTGTTCAGTTCCTTCAAAGGCTGCGCGTCCCAGGAAGTGTACCACAGCAGAGCCCGGGGAGCATGCTGCACACAGAAGCTGGGTGCAGCTGTGTCCCCTGTGCACGGACAGATCCGTCTCCCAGAATTCCTCTGTGCTGCATGAGGAGGAAGACGAGCGCTCCTGCAGCGAGTCAGACACACAGCTCTCGCCAAGACCCTTGGCGCCATACCTGCGAGAGGTGATTTGccctctttcccctgcctggCTGCCGGCCCCCTGGTCTGCCCTGCTGCCCGCCTGCCGCTCCGTCTCTATCCACTCCCACACCTTCACCTGGCACCTGCAGAGCCCACAAAGGCATGTTCCCCGCACGCCTGTCCTCTGAGATGCAGACAGGGCACGAGGGACTGTGCTCTGGCTGGTTGGGTGGGCGTTGGGTGGACACCCCCGAAAGGGAGGGGAGAGCAAACTGCCCAGGGGCCTGAGGAagcacaggtgtgcaggaggCCAGTGTGGTCGACGGAGGAAGACTGGAATGTTTTACCCTACGCATCCCCACAGCCGTCTGTTGTCCCCCATtctggcaaggagctggactgggcaCTCTTGGGCGTGACTGAATGGTCCCAGTGATCAGGGGCTTAGCCCTCAGTGGGCAGCCCCATGCATGGTCTCTTGCCATGGATCTGTGCTTGTCTGGTCTGATGAGCACACGAAGGACTGATGGGGCTTAACCGGGACACGGAGGGCTGCAGTGGAAATACTGACcaccccaggaagcaggagagTCAGAACGTGCCCTGAAGGGGCAGCCCTTGGGCCAGGTCTTGCAACATTTTAGatagaagaggacagagggagaagggTGCAGGTAGAGAGTGGGGAGGGGCCAGAGCTAATGT includes the following:
- the RNF157 gene encoding E3 ubiquitin ligase RNF157 isoform X1, translated to MGALTSRQHAGVEEVDIPCNSVYRYPPKSGSYFASHFIMGGEKFDSTHPEGYLFGENSDLNFLGTRPVAFPYAAPPPQEPVKTLRSLINIRKDTLRLVRCAEEVKSPGDEASKAKVHYNVEFTFDTDARVAITIYYQATEEFQSGIASYIPKDSSLQSETVHYKRGVCQQFCLPSHTVDPSEWAEEELGFDLDREVYPLVVHAVVDEGDEYFGHCHVLLGTFEKHTDGTFCVKPLKQKQVVDGVSYLLQEIYGIENKYNTQDSKVAEDEVSDNSAECVVCLSDVRDTLILPCRHLCLCNTCADTLRYQANNCPICRLPFRALLQIRAMRKKLGPLSPASFNPIISAQTSDSEEHSSSEHIPPGYEVVSLLEALNGPLTPSPAVPPLHVLGDGHLSGMLPSYGSDGHLPPVRTLAPLNRLSDSSSQALKLKRSLSKSVSQNSSVLHEEEDERSCSESDTQLSPRPLAPYLREPQECGMTPESENLTLSSSGAIDQSSCTGTPLSSTLSSPEDPASSSLAQSVMSMASSQISTDTVSSMSGSYIAPGTEEEGEAAPSPRSASRAPSDEGEGLPAESPESNFAGLPAGEQDAEGNDVMEEEDNSPVQEDGQRTCAFLGMECDNNNDCDIASEKALDNSLCSEVCVPGTWQTEDNLASLRNPQRRRLSSSSPEDPEDSPCVWGPLAI
- the RNF157 gene encoding E3 ubiquitin ligase RNF157 isoform X2, encoding MAFPYAAPPPQEPVKTLRSLINIRKDTLRLVRCAEEVKSPGDEASKAKVHYNVEFTFDTDARVAITIYYQATEEFQSGIASYIPKDSSLQSETVHYKRGVCQQFCLPSHTVDPSEWAEEELGFDLDREVYPLVVHAVVDEGDEYFGHCHVLLGTFEKHTDGTFCVKPLKQKQVVDGVSYLLQEIYGIENKYNTQDSKVAEDEVSDNSAECVVCLSDVRDTLILPCRHLCLCNTCADTLRYQANNCPICRLPFRALLQIRAMRKKLGPLSPASFNPIISAQTSDSEEHSSSEHIPPGYEVVSLLEALNGPLTPSPAVPPLHVLGDGHLSGMLPSYGSDGHLPPVRTLAPLNRLSDSSSQALKLKRSLSKSVSQNSSVLHEEEDERSCSESDTQLSPRPLAPYLREPQECGMTPESENLTLSSSGAIDQSSCTGTPLSSTLSSPEDPASSSLAQSVMSMASSQISTDTVSSMSGSYIAPGTEEEGEAAPSPRSASRAPSDEGEGLPAESPESNFAGLPAGEQDAEGNDVMEEEDNSPVQEDGQRTCAFLGMECDNNNDCDIASEKALDNSLCSEVCVPGTWQTEDNLASLRNPQRRRLSSSSPEDPEDSPCVWGPLAI